The Rhodopseudomonas palustris genome window below encodes:
- the rplI gene encoding 50S ribosomal protein L9 has protein sequence MEVILLERVAKLGQMGELVRVKDGFARNFLLPRGKALRATAANREKYEHMKADLEARNIAAKAEATKVAEKIEGQNVVVIRQASEGGQLFGSVSVRDIIASFDGQGVKIDRSQVLLDAPIKTIGKHSIQVAVHPEVEVEVSVTVARSAEEAERINRGEDISTRREDEDAAAEALAAAGEFFDPDAEFGEEQPAEQ, from the coding sequence ATGGAAGTCATTCTACTGGAACGTGTCGCCAAGCTCGGTCAGATGGGCGAGCTGGTCCGCGTCAAGGACGGTTTCGCGCGCAACTTCCTGCTGCCGCGCGGCAAGGCACTGCGCGCCACCGCCGCCAACCGCGAGAAGTACGAGCACATGAAGGCCGATCTCGAGGCGCGTAACATCGCCGCGAAGGCCGAAGCCACCAAGGTCGCGGAGAAGATCGAAGGTCAGAACGTGGTGGTGATCCGCCAGGCGTCGGAAGGCGGCCAGCTGTTCGGTTCGGTGTCGGTGCGCGACATCATCGCCAGCTTCGACGGCCAGGGCGTCAAGATCGATCGCAGCCAGGTGCTGCTCGACGCCCCGATCAAGACCATCGGCAAGCACTCGATCCAGGTCGCGGTGCATCCGGAAGTCGAAGTCGAAGTGTCGGTCACCGTGGCGCGCAGCGCCGAGGAAGCCGAGCGCATCAACCGCGGTGAAGACATCTCGACCCGCCGCGAGGACGAAGATGCTGCCGCCGAGGCGCTGGCCGCCGCCGGCGAGTTCTTCGATCCGGACGCGGAGTTCGGCGAAGAGCAGCCGGCCGAGCAGTAA
- a CDS encoding replicative DNA helicase, protein MAASDSNVLKLAPEPGAPAFRTAPHNIEAEQALLGAILVNNDAFYRVSDFLEPKHFFEPIHQTIFETAASIIRAGKIATPVTLKTFLAADLDLGGLTVAQYLARLAAEATTIINAQDYGRTIYELSLRRDLIGIGTDMVNVAFDAPVDFAPKNQIEDAERRLYELAESGRYDGGFQKFSQALTTAVDMAAKAFQRDGKLSGISTGLRDLDTRMGGLQHSDLIVLAGRPGMGKTALATNIAYNVAKAYRGEVQPDGSTKTVNGGIVGFFSCEMSAEQLATRILAEQAEIASSKIRRGGISEADFDKLRDVSIELQSLPLFVDETGGLSIAQLTARARRLKRQKGLDMIVVDYIQLLQGSSKKGDNRVQEVTEITTSLKALAKELNVPVIALSQLSRQVESRDDKRPQLSDLRESGSIEQDADVVIFVFREEYYLQNKEPRPGTPEHEKWATDMELVHGKAEVIIAKQRHGPTGTVDLQFEGQFTRFSDLTDDSHLPERI, encoded by the coding sequence ATGGCCGCATCTGATTCGAACGTTCTGAAGCTCGCGCCGGAACCCGGCGCGCCGGCTTTCCGGACCGCGCCGCACAACATCGAGGCCGAACAGGCCCTGCTGGGCGCGATCCTGGTCAACAATGACGCGTTCTACCGGGTGTCGGACTTCCTCGAGCCGAAGCACTTCTTCGAGCCGATCCACCAGACCATCTTCGAGACCGCTGCCAGCATCATCCGCGCCGGCAAGATCGCGACGCCGGTCACGCTGAAAACGTTCCTGGCGGCCGATCTCGATCTCGGCGGCCTGACGGTCGCGCAATACCTGGCCCGCCTCGCCGCCGAAGCCACCACGATCATCAACGCCCAGGACTACGGGCGGACGATCTACGAGCTGTCGCTGCGCCGCGATCTGATCGGCATCGGCACCGACATGGTCAACGTCGCCTTCGACGCGCCGGTCGACTTCGCGCCGAAGAACCAGATCGAAGACGCCGAGCGCCGGCTGTACGAACTGGCGGAATCCGGCCGCTATGACGGCGGCTTCCAGAAATTCTCCCAGGCGCTGACCACCGCCGTCGACATGGCGGCGAAGGCGTTCCAGCGCGACGGAAAACTGTCGGGTATCTCCACCGGACTGCGCGACCTAGACACCCGGATGGGCGGTCTGCAGCACTCCGACTTGATCGTGCTCGCCGGCCGTCCCGGCATGGGCAAGACCGCACTCGCCACCAACATCGCCTACAACGTCGCCAAGGCCTATCGCGGCGAAGTGCAGCCGGACGGCTCGACCAAGACCGTCAATGGCGGCATCGTCGGCTTCTTCAGTTGCGAAATGTCGGCCGAACAGCTCGCCACCCGTATTCTCGCCGAGCAGGCCGAGATCGCGTCGAGCAAGATCCGCCGCGGCGGCATCTCGGAAGCCGACTTCGACAAGCTCCGCGACGTCTCGATCGAATTGCAGTCGCTGCCGCTCTTCGTCGACGAAACCGGCGGTCTGTCGATCGCCCAGCTCACCGCCCGCGCCCGCCGCCTGAAGCGGCAAAAGGGCCTCGACATGATCGTGGTCGACTACATCCAGCTGCTGCAGGGCTCCAGCAAGAAGGGCGACAACCGCGTCCAGGAAGTCACCGAAATCACCACCAGCCTGAAGGCGCTGGCGAAGGAATTGAACGTCCCCGTCATCGCGCTGTCGCAGCTCTCGCGTCAGGTTGAATCCCGCGACGACAAGCGGCCGCAGCTCTCCGACTTGCGTGAATCCGGTTCGATCGAACAGGATGCCGACGTCGTGATCTTCGTGTTCCGCGAGGAATACTATCTGCAGAACAAGGAGCCGCGGCCGGGTACGCCCGAGCACGAGAAGTGGGCGACCGACATGGAGCTGGTGCACGGCAAGGCCGAAGTGATCATCGCCAAGCAGCGCCACGGTCCGACCGGCACCGTCGATCTGCAGTTCGAAGGTCAGTTCACCCGCTTCAGCGATCTCACCGACGACAGCCATCTGCCCGAACGGATTTGA
- the alr gene encoding alanine racemase, whose protein sequence is MHILPDPNATVAELLTPEAGKAAEFAAANAAATGILTVDLDALVANWRKLEKTAIPSECAGVVKGDAYGCGAGPVTKALLAAGCKTFFVATLSEARIVREAAPEATLYVLDGFFPNSGDEFAKLNCQPVIGDLYELAEWDVFCRRTGWRGGAALHIDTGMSRLGLTVVEAQGIVPRIIAGDHGITLVISHLACADLVNHQLNAKQAAAFREIAGQFAGVPASLSASSGIFRGPQFAFDLVRPGAALYGINPTPEADNPMQPVVDLKARIVQVRSVERGDTVGYGATWSARRPSKIAVVSAGYADGYFRAAGSSDGTRGADVIIAGQRCPIAGRISMDLLAVDVTDLPANAARRGMMATLIGDGITVDELGHHFGTIGYEVLTSLGRRYTRIYKGGDAKPATEPAAVEPVAPAS, encoded by the coding sequence ATGCATATCCTTCCCGATCCGAACGCCACCGTCGCCGAGTTGTTGACGCCGGAGGCGGGCAAAGCTGCTGAGTTCGCCGCGGCCAACGCGGCAGCAACCGGCATTCTCACCGTCGATCTCGACGCGCTGGTCGCGAACTGGCGCAAGCTCGAGAAGACCGCCATCCCCTCCGAATGCGCCGGCGTCGTCAAAGGTGACGCCTATGGCTGCGGCGCCGGTCCCGTCACCAAGGCGCTGCTCGCGGCCGGCTGCAAGACCTTCTTTGTCGCCACGCTCAGCGAAGCCCGCATCGTGCGCGAAGCCGCCCCCGAGGCGACGCTGTACGTGCTCGACGGGTTCTTCCCGAACTCCGGCGACGAATTCGCCAAGCTGAACTGCCAGCCCGTAATCGGTGATCTGTACGAACTCGCCGAATGGGACGTGTTCTGCCGCCGCACCGGCTGGCGAGGCGGTGCGGCGCTCCACATCGACACCGGCATGAGCCGGCTCGGCCTGACCGTCGTCGAGGCGCAAGGCATCGTGCCGCGCATCATCGCCGGTGACCATGGCATCACGCTGGTGATCAGCCACCTCGCCTGCGCCGATCTCGTCAACCATCAGCTCAACGCCAAGCAGGCCGCGGCATTTCGCGAGATCGCCGGTCAATTCGCCGGCGTGCCGGCGTCGCTGTCGGCGTCGTCGGGTATCTTCCGGGGGCCGCAGTTCGCGTTCGATCTAGTCCGCCCCGGCGCGGCGCTGTACGGCATCAATCCCACGCCGGAAGCCGACAATCCGATGCAGCCGGTGGTCGATCTGAAAGCGCGGATCGTCCAGGTCCGCAGCGTCGAGCGCGGCGACACCGTCGGCTACGGCGCGACCTGGAGCGCACGGCGCCCGAGCAAGATCGCGGTGGTGTCGGCGGGCTATGCGGACGGTTACTTCCGTGCCGCCGGCTCGAGCGACGGCACCCGCGGCGCCGATGTGATCATCGCCGGCCAGCGCTGCCCGATCGCCGGCCGGATCTCGATGGACCTGCTCGCGGTCGACGTCACCGACCTGCCCGCCAACGCCGCACGCCGCGGCATGATGGCGACCCTGATCGGCGACGGCATCACCGTCGACGAACTCGGCCATCATTTCGGCACGATCGGCTACGAGGTGCTCACCAGCCTCGGCCGGCGCTACACCCGGATCTACAAAGGCGGCGACGCCAAGCCGGCGACCGAACCGGCAGCGGTCGAGCCGGTGGCTCCTGCGAGCTGA
- the radA gene encoding DNA repair protein RadA, whose protein sequence is MAKASSSFVCQNCGAAFNRWQGKCEACGEWNTLVEEAGDNAVPVSIRAKRRGRTFKLESLAGKSNDAPRLPSGMAELDRVTGGGFVRGSVLLVGGDPGIGKSTLLTQATSLMAKAGHRTVYISGEEAIAQVRLRAERLGLASAPVELAAETSVEDIIATLSEGATPKLIVIDSIQTMWTDTVESAPGTVTQVRASAQALIRFAKKTGAAIILVGHVTKDGQIAGPRVVEHMVDAVLSFEGEGSQQFRILRSVKNRFGPTDEIGVFEMTGLGLREVSNPSELFLSERDLGSPGTAVFAGIEGTRPVLVELQALVAPSTLGTPRRAVVGWDSARLSMVLAVLEAHCGVKLSGYDVYFNVAGGLRINEPAADLAAAAALVSSLANAPLPTDAVYFGEISLSGAVRPVAQTPARLKEAAKLGFARAVLPEQTRGEAPSDAGLTLQSVGGLSSLVADIAARGTRRGDDDGAPRTKAASNATPARFRRQEG, encoded by the coding sequence ATGGCCAAAGCTTCCTCTTCCTTCGTCTGTCAGAACTGCGGCGCGGCGTTCAATCGCTGGCAGGGCAAATGCGAGGCTTGCGGCGAGTGGAATACGCTGGTCGAGGAAGCCGGTGATAACGCGGTGCCGGTGTCGATCCGCGCCAAGCGGCGTGGCCGGACGTTCAAGCTGGAATCGCTCGCCGGCAAGAGCAACGACGCCCCTCGCCTGCCCTCCGGCATGGCTGAGCTCGACCGTGTCACCGGCGGCGGCTTCGTGCGCGGCTCGGTGCTGCTGGTCGGCGGCGATCCGGGCATCGGCAAATCGACGCTGCTGACGCAGGCGACCAGCCTGATGGCCAAGGCCGGTCACCGCACCGTTTACATCTCCGGCGAAGAAGCGATCGCCCAGGTGCGGCTGCGCGCCGAACGGCTCGGGCTCGCCTCAGCCCCGGTCGAGCTCGCGGCCGAGACCTCCGTCGAGGACATCATCGCAACGCTGTCGGAAGGCGCGACGCCGAAGCTGATCGTGATCGACTCGATCCAGACGATGTGGACCGACACCGTCGAGTCCGCACCCGGCACGGTGACCCAGGTCCGCGCCTCGGCGCAGGCGCTGATCCGCTTCGCCAAGAAAACCGGCGCGGCGATCATCCTGGTCGGCCACGTCACCAAGGACGGGCAGATCGCCGGCCCCCGCGTGGTCGAACACATGGTCGACGCCGTGCTGTCGTTCGAAGGCGAAGGCTCGCAGCAGTTCCGCATCCTGCGCTCGGTCAAGAATCGCTTCGGCCCGACCGACGAGATCGGCGTGTTCGAAATGACCGGCTTGGGCCTGCGCGAAGTCAGCAACCCATCGGAGCTATTTCTGTCCGAGCGGGACCTCGGCTCGCCGGGCACCGCGGTGTTTGCCGGCATCGAAGGCACCCGGCCGGTGCTGGTGGAATTACAGGCACTGGTGGCTCCCTCGACGCTCGGCACGCCGCGGCGCGCGGTGGTCGGATGGGATTCGGCACGGCTGTCGATGGTGCTGGCGGTGCTCGAGGCGCATTGCGGCGTCAAGCTGAGTGGCTACGACGTCTATTTCAACGTTGCCGGCGGCCTGCGCATCAACGAGCCCGCCGCCGACCTGGCCGCCGCCGCGGCGCTGGTGTCGTCGCTGGCGAACGCGCCGTTGCCGACCGATGCGGTGTATTTCGGCGAGATTTCGCTGTCCGGCGCGGTGCGCCCGGTGGCACAGACACCGGCGCGGCTGAAAGAGGCAGCCAAACTCGGCTTTGCCCGCGCCGTGCTGCCGGAACAGACCCGCGGCGAAGCGCCGAGCGATGCGGGGCTGACGCTGCAATCCGTCGGCGGCCTCTCCAGCCTGGTGGCGGACATCGCCGCTCGCGGCACACGGCGGGGCGACGACGATGGTGCGCCGCGGACGAAAGCTGCCTCAAATGCAACACCGGCGCGATTCCGGCGCCAGGAGGGTTGA
- a CDS encoding CvpA family protein — protein MPITILDLVVLAVMLVSGLLAMVRGFMREVLSIAAWGAAALVTLYAFQKLMPTARTYFSSETVAAVVVIAGVFLGTLIIVSIITVRISDMILDSRIGALDRTLGFLFGLARGLLIVVVAYLFFNWLVPDKQRPEWVTNAKSRTVLQGTGDWLMTLLPDDPENTILKRFKKNKPEEDQQQTEDSAAPGANDGYSKPARDGLKKLIEGKPATR, from the coding sequence ATGCCGATTACCATCCTTGATCTCGTTGTTCTCGCGGTGATGTTGGTGTCGGGGCTGCTCGCGATGGTGCGCGGCTTCATGCGCGAAGTGCTGTCGATCGCGGCCTGGGGCGCCGCCGCGCTGGTGACGCTGTACGCATTCCAGAAGCTGATGCCGACGGCGCGGACCTATTTCTCGTCCGAGACGGTCGCCGCCGTGGTGGTGATCGCCGGCGTCTTCCTCGGCACCCTGATCATCGTGTCGATCATCACGGTGCGGATCTCGGACATGATCCTGGATTCGCGCATTGGCGCGCTCGATCGCACCCTCGGCTTCCTGTTCGGTCTCGCCCGCGGTCTGCTGATCGTGGTGGTGGCGTATCTGTTCTTCAACTGGCTGGTGCCGGACAAGCAGCGTCCCGAGTGGGTCACCAACGCGAAGTCGCGCACGGTTCTGCAAGGAACCGGTGATTGGCTGATGACGCTCTTGCCGGACGACCCTGAAAATACCATCTTGAAACGGTTCAAGAAGAACAAGCCGGAAGAAGACCAGCAGCAGACCGAGGATTCGGCTGCTCCCGGTGCCAATGACGGCTATAGCAAACCTGCCCGTGACGGCCTGAAAAAGCTGATAGAGGGCAAACCGGCCACGCGCTGA
- the purF gene encoding amidophosphoribosyltransferase — translation MDAMPSSSDDAATPASDARDQHILDDTVFDTDGDTLREECGVFGIFGHPDAAAITALGLHALQHRGQEAAGIVSFDNGRFHSERRLGLVGDTFSRADVIARLPGNSAIGHVRYSTTGETILRNVQPLFAELNAGGFAVGHNGNLTNGLTLRRELIRSGAIMQSTTDTEVILHLVAHSKKTRFIERFIESLRALEGAYSLVSLTNKKLVGARDPLGIRPLVLGELDGCPILASETCALDIIGAHYVRDVEPGEVIVFDRHGVTSHKPFPPQPPRPCIFEYIYFARPDSIVGGRSVYDVRKAFGAQLALESHVESDVIVPVPDSGVPAAIGYSRQSGVPFELGIIRNHYVGRTFIQPTQSVRELGVRMKHSANRAAIEGKRIVLIDDSLVRGTTSKKIVKMMRDAGAREVHFRIASPPITHPDYYGIDTPDRAGLLAATHSLEEMRDLIGADTLAFLSVDGIYRAMGEPGRDPALPKFTDHCFTGDYPTGLTDLNQTESAPRQLSLLAEAS, via the coding sequence ATGGACGCGATGCCCAGCTCTTCCGACGACGCCGCAACGCCCGCTTCGGACGCTCGCGACCAACACATTCTCGACGATACCGTTTTCGATACTGACGGTGACACGCTGCGCGAAGAGTGCGGCGTGTTCGGCATTTTCGGGCACCCCGATGCCGCCGCGATAACCGCGCTCGGCCTGCACGCCCTGCAGCACCGCGGCCAGGAAGCCGCCGGCATCGTGTCGTTCGACAACGGCCGGTTTCATTCCGAGCGTCGCCTCGGTCTGGTCGGTGACACCTTCTCCCGCGCCGACGTGATCGCGCGGCTGCCGGGCAATTCGGCGATCGGCCACGTCCGCTATTCGACCACCGGCGAAACCATCCTGCGCAACGTCCAGCCGCTGTTCGCCGAGCTCAACGCCGGCGGCTTCGCGGTCGGCCACAACGGCAACCTCACCAACGGTCTCACCTTGCGCCGTGAGCTGATCCGCAGCGGCGCGATCATGCAGTCGACCACCGACACCGAAGTGATCCTGCATCTCGTCGCACACTCCAAGAAGACCCGCTTCATCGAGCGCTTCATCGAGTCGCTGCGCGCGCTGGAAGGCGCCTATTCGCTGGTGTCGCTGACCAACAAGAAACTGGTCGGCGCCCGCGATCCGCTCGGCATCCGTCCGCTGGTGCTCGGCGAACTCGACGGCTGCCCGATCCTGGCGTCGGAGACCTGTGCGCTCGACATCATCGGCGCGCATTACGTCCGCGACGTCGAGCCCGGCGAAGTGATTGTGTTCGACCGCCACGGCGTTACCAGCCACAAGCCGTTCCCGCCGCAGCCGCCCCGCCCCTGCATCTTCGAGTACATCTACTTCGCCCGTCCGGACTCCATCGTCGGCGGCCGTTCGGTGTACGACGTTCGCAAGGCGTTCGGCGCCCAGCTGGCACTTGAGAGCCACGTCGAGTCGGACGTCATCGTTCCGGTGCCGGATTCCGGCGTGCCGGCAGCGATCGGTTATTCGCGGCAATCCGGCGTGCCGTTCGAGCTCGGCATCATCCGTAACCACTATGTCGGCCGCACCTTCATTCAGCCGACCCAGAGCGTTCGCGAACTCGGCGTCCGGATGAAGCACTCGGCCAACCGCGCCGCGATCGAAGGCAAGCGGATCGTGCTGATCGACGACAGCCTCGTCCGCGGCACCACGTCGAAGAAGATCGTGAAGATGATGCGCGATGCCGGCGCCCGCGAGGTGCACTTCCGCATCGCCTCACCGCCGATCACCCACCCGGACTATTACGGCATCGACACCCCGGATCGCGCCGGCCTGCTGGCCGCAACGCATTCGCTCGAAGAGATGCGCGACCTGATCGGCGCCGACACGCTGGCGTTCCTGTCGGTCGATGGCATCTATCGCGCGATGGGCGAACCGGGCCGCGATCCGGCGTTGCCGAAGTTCACCGACCACTGCTTTACCGGTGACTATCCGACCGGCCTCACCGATCTCAATCAGACCGAGTCGGCGCCGCGGCAATTGTCGCTGCTGGCCGAGGCGAGCTGA
- a CDS encoding SDR family NAD(P)-dependent oxidoreductase, with translation MTQPLASRIALVTGASRGIGYATAKALAKAGAHVIAVARTQGGLEELDDEVRKDGGHPLTLVPLDLTDYQAIGRLGGTIYERHGKLDVLVGNAGIGGPSSPLGHIELKPWLDVIGINLNVNFQLVRCMEPLLRASDAGRAVFLTSRAGGKAPGYRGPYAASKAALETLVQVWAKEVVNTTPIRINLFDPGPTRTKLRASVMPGEDPETLPTPDQAAELLLPLCLPSFTETGKLFDGPSRTLKDPQAD, from the coding sequence ATGACCCAACCTCTCGCCTCCCGCATCGCTCTCGTCACCGGCGCCTCGCGCGGCATCGGCTACGCCACCGCCAAGGCGCTCGCCAAGGCCGGCGCGCATGTCATCGCCGTCGCTCGCACCCAGGGCGGTCTCGAAGAGCTCGACGACGAAGTGCGTAAGGATGGCGGTCATCCGCTGACGCTGGTCCCGCTCGATCTCACCGACTATCAGGCGATCGGCCGCCTCGGCGGCACGATCTACGAACGCCACGGCAAGCTCGACGTCCTGGTCGGCAATGCCGGCATCGGCGGCCCGTCTTCGCCGCTCGGCCATATCGAGTTGAAGCCGTGGCTCGACGTCATCGGCATCAACCTGAATGTGAACTTCCAGCTCGTGCGCTGCATGGAACCGCTGCTGCGAGCCTCCGATGCCGGCCGTGCCGTGTTCCTGACCTCGCGCGCCGGTGGCAAGGCGCCGGGCTACCGCGGCCCGTATGCGGCATCGAAGGCCGCCCTGGAAACGCTGGTTCAGGTGTGGGCCAAGGAAGTGGTCAACACCACGCCGATCCGCATCAACCTGTTCGATCCCGGTCCGACCCGGACCAAGCTGCGCGCCAGCGTAATGCCGGGCGAAGACCCGGAAACTCTGCCGACGCCGGACCAGGCCGCGGAGCTGTTGCTACCGCTGTGCCTGCCGTCCTTTACCGAAACCGGCAAGCTGTTCGACGGCCCCTCTCGCACCCTGAAAGACCCCCAGGCCGATTGA
- a CDS encoding ABC transporter substrate-binding protein: MRGVFSHAIAAALVSAALILPASAQSGDKTAKIGVLNDMSSLYADIGGPNSVVAAKMAIADSGLEAKGWKIELVSGDHQNKPDVGVNLARQWIDVDKVDLITDTPNSGVALAISNLVKEKNSILMNSGGASADLTGKACNANTISMTYDTYMLAHGTGQALTKAGGDTWFFLTADYAFGAALERDTTAVIKANGGKVVGSVKHPLNTPDFSSFLLQAQASKAKVIGLANAGGDTTNSIKQAAEFGITAGGQKLAALLLFINDVHSLGLKTAQGLTFTESYYWDLNDNTRAFADRFQKQAKNNAKPSMTQAGVYAAVLHYLKTLEAMGGNPHDGAKVVAKMKEIPADDLPFGKSVIRADGRRMVPAFLFEVKSPAESKGPWDYYKKVADISAEDAARPLADSECPLVKK, translated from the coding sequence ATGAGAGGAGTGTTCTCGCACGCCATCGCTGCTGCGTTGGTGAGTGCGGCGTTGATCCTGCCGGCGTCGGCCCAGTCCGGCGACAAAACCGCCAAGATCGGCGTACTTAACGACATGTCGAGCCTGTACGCCGACATCGGCGGCCCGAACTCAGTGGTGGCCGCCAAGATGGCGATCGCTGATTCAGGGCTCGAAGCGAAGGGCTGGAAGATCGAACTGGTCTCCGGCGATCACCAGAACAAACCTGACGTCGGCGTCAACCTGGCGCGGCAGTGGATCGATGTCGACAAGGTCGACCTGATCACCGACACGCCGAACTCGGGCGTCGCGCTCGCGATCAGCAATCTGGTCAAAGAGAAGAACAGCATCCTGATGAACTCGGGCGGCGCCAGCGCCGACCTGACCGGTAAGGCGTGCAACGCCAATACCATCTCGATGACTTACGACACCTACATGCTGGCGCACGGCACGGGTCAGGCCCTGACCAAGGCCGGCGGTGATACCTGGTTCTTCCTCACCGCCGACTACGCGTTCGGCGCCGCGCTCGAGCGCGACACCACTGCGGTCATCAAGGCCAATGGCGGCAAGGTGGTCGGCAGCGTCAAGCATCCGCTGAACACCCCGGACTTCTCGTCGTTCCTGCTGCAGGCGCAGGCGTCGAAGGCCAAGGTGATCGGCCTCGCCAATGCCGGCGGCGACACTACCAACTCGATCAAGCAGGCCGCAGAGTTCGGCATCACCGCGGGTGGTCAGAAGCTGGCCGCGCTGCTGCTGTTCATCAACGACGTGCACTCGCTCGGGCTGAAGACGGCGCAAGGCCTGACCTTCACCGAGTCCTACTATTGGGACCTCAACGACAACACCCGTGCGTTCGCGGACCGCTTCCAGAAGCAGGCCAAGAACAACGCCAAGCCGTCGATGACTCAGGCCGGCGTGTATGCCGCGGTGCTGCACTATCTGAAGACGCTGGAAGCGATGGGCGGCAACCCGCATGACGGCGCCAAGGTCGTCGCCAAGATGAAGGAAATCCCGGCGGACGATCTGCCGTTCGGCAAATCGGTGATCCGCGCCGACGGCCGCCGCATGGTGCCGGCGTTCCTGTTCGAAGTGAAGTCACCGGCCGAATCCAAGGGCCCGTGGGACTACTACAAGAAGGTCGCCGACATCTCCGCCGAAGACGCTGCGCGTCCGCTGGCGGACAGCGAGTGCCCGCTGGTCAAGAAGTAA
- a CDS encoding TCR/Tet family MFS transporter, with protein sequence MTEEASAQQPPVPGMTGPRRAAVGFIFITIALDMLSVGMILPILPKLIESFSNDNTADAARIYGLFGTAWALMQLFASPILGGLSDRFGRRPVILLSNVGLGLDYILMALAPSLWWLFVGRVLSGITSASISTSFAYIADVTPAEKRAAVFGMVGAAFGLGFTFGPAIGGLLGGVDPRLPFWVAAGLSLANALYGLFVLPESLPRDRRSPFRWKSANPIGAVRLLSSNARLAALAVVEFCAEVAHVALPATFVLYTGYRYGWDQTTIGLALAFVGVCTTIVQGGLVGPAVKLLGERNAQIIGYGGGALGFLIYALAPSGTLFWIGIPVMTLWGIAGPATSGMMTRLVSPSQQGQLQGATTSVKSVAELIGPFVFTMIFAYFIDGGAPLHLPGAPFLVAGALLVVSVVIVALASPAPDSKQAPQAAPES encoded by the coding sequence ATGACCGAGGAAGCCTCAGCGCAGCAGCCGCCGGTGCCCGGCATGACCGGGCCGCGCCGCGCCGCCGTCGGCTTCATCTTCATCACCATCGCGCTCGACATGCTCAGCGTCGGCATGATCCTGCCGATCCTGCCGAAGCTGATCGAGAGCTTCTCCAACGACAACACCGCGGATGCGGCGCGGATCTACGGTCTGTTCGGCACCGCCTGGGCGCTGATGCAGTTGTTCGCTTCGCCGATCCTTGGCGGGCTGTCGGATCGCTTCGGCCGGCGGCCGGTGATCCTGCTGTCGAATGTCGGGCTCGGCCTCGATTATATCCTGATGGCGCTGGCGCCGTCGCTGTGGTGGTTGTTCGTTGGCCGGGTACTTTCGGGCATCACCTCGGCGAGCATCTCTACCTCGTTCGCCTACATCGCCGACGTGACGCCCGCGGAGAAACGTGCGGCGGTGTTCGGCATGGTCGGTGCCGCGTTCGGGCTCGGCTTCACCTTCGGCCCGGCGATCGGTGGTCTGCTCGGTGGCGTCGATCCGCGGCTGCCGTTCTGGGTGGCGGCGGGGCTGAGCCTGGCGAATGCGCTGTACGGGCTGTTCGTGCTGCCGGAGTCGTTGCCGCGCGATCGGCGCTCGCCGTTCCGCTGGAAGTCCGCCAATCCGATCGGGGCGGTGCGGCTGCTGAGTTCGAACGCGCGGCTGGCTGCGCTCGCCGTCGTCGAGTTCTGTGCCGAGGTGGCGCACGTCGCGCTACCGGCAACCTTCGTGCTCTACACCGGCTATCGCTACGGCTGGGATCAGACCACGATCGGGCTGGCGTTGGCGTTCGTCGGCGTCTGCACCACCATCGTGCAAGGCGGTCTGGTCGGCCCCGCGGTGAAGCTGCTCGGCGAGCGCAATGCGCAGATCATCGGCTATGGCGGCGGCGCGCTCGGCTTTCTGATCTATGCGCTGGCGCCGAGTGGGACGCTGTTCTGGATCGGCATTCCGGTGATGACGCTATGGGGCATCGCCGGGCCGGCAACCTCGGGGATGATGACCCGGCTGGTCTCGCCGTCGCAGCAGGGCCAGTTGCAGGGCGCCACTACCAGCGTCAAGAGCGTCGCCGAACTGATCGGCCCGTTCGTGTTCACGATGATCTTCGCGTATTTCATCGATGGCGGCGCACCGCTGCATCTGCCAGGCGCGCCGTTCCTGGTCGCCGGTGCGCTGCTGGTGGTGTCGGTGGTGATCGTGGCCCTCGCATCGCCCGCGCCCGACAGCAAACAGGCGCCGCAAGCGGCGCCTGAAAGCTGA